The following are from one region of the Stanieria sp. NIES-3757 genome:
- a CDS encoding glycine cleavage system T protein translates to METLSWLRTPLFELSQQQQARFTPFAGWEMPVQYGGLKHEHHAVRTKAGMFDISHMGKFGLQGKDLVKQLQALVPSDLSRLESNQAQYTVLLNPQGGIIDDIIFYYQGKQQDLEQGILIVNAATTDKDKQWLLKHLAGSSVELTDFSREQVLIALQGPEAVNYLQPLVDGDLNSLAAFGHQQVQIEGKPAFIARTGYTGEDGFEIMVEPEVGKSLWQKFSEAGVTPCGLGARDTLRLEAAMCLYGQDIDETTTPLEAGLGWLVHLDKKEDFIGREVLEQQKQAGVQRRLVGLQMEGRYIARHGYPIISGREMVGEVTSGTLAPTVAKAIALGYVPKSLSKVGQKLEVEIRGKTYPAVVVKKPFYRSPHRAV, encoded by the coding sequence ATGGAAACATTATCTTGGTTACGTACTCCTTTATTTGAACTATCACAGCAACAACAAGCACGATTTACGCCTTTTGCTGGCTGGGAAATGCCAGTACAGTATGGGGGATTAAAACACGAACACCACGCAGTTCGTACCAAGGCAGGAATGTTTGATATTTCTCACATGGGGAAATTTGGTTTACAAGGAAAAGATTTAGTTAAACAGTTACAGGCTTTAGTTCCTTCTGATTTGAGCAGATTAGAATCCAATCAAGCACAATACACTGTTTTGCTTAATCCTCAAGGGGGAATTATTGATGATATTATTTTCTACTATCAGGGTAAACAACAAGATTTAGAACAAGGTATCTTAATTGTTAATGCTGCTACTACAGATAAAGATAAACAGTGGTTATTGAAGCATTTAGCAGGTAGTTCGGTTGAATTAACAGATTTTTCTAGGGAACAAGTTCTCATTGCGCTTCAAGGGCCAGAAGCGGTTAATTATTTGCAACCTTTGGTTGATGGTGATTTGAATTCTTTAGCAGCTTTTGGACATCAACAAGTACAAATTGAAGGGAAACCTGCCTTTATTGCTAGAACTGGTTATACAGGAGAAGATGGTTTTGAAATCATGGTTGAACCAGAAGTAGGCAAAAGCTTGTGGCAAAAATTCAGTGAGGCAGGGGTTACTCCTTGTGGTTTAGGTGCTAGGGATACGTTGCGGTTAGAAGCAGCTATGTGTTTGTATGGGCAGGATATTGATGAAACTACTACTCCCTTAGAAGCTGGTTTGGGTTGGTTAGTTCATTTGGATAAAAAGGAAGACTTTATTGGCAGAGAAGTTTTAGAACAACAAAAACAGGCAGGAGTACAACGTCGCTTGGTTGGGTTGCAGATGGAAGGCAGATATATCGCCCGTCATGGTTATCCGATTATCTCTGGGAGAGAAATGGTAGGAGAAGTAACTAGTGGTACTTTAGCACCTACTGTAGCTAAAGCGATCGCTCTTGGTTATGTGCCAAAATCTTTAAGTAAAGTGGGACAAAAATTAGAAGTGGAAATTCGCGGAAAAACTTATCCTGCGGTTGTAGTGAAAAAGCCATTTTATCGTTCTCCCCATCGCGCAGTCTAG
- a CDS encoding 3-phosphoshikimate 1-carboxyvinyltransferase gives MSNSAIAIQPTNNHSQDLVITPPTSGLSLQGTITIPGDKSISHRALMLGAIASGETIIEGLLLGEDPRSTASCFRAMGAEISELNTEKVIVKGIGLGNLQEPLDILDAGNSGTTMRLMLGLLASHPDRLFVVTGDNSLRSRPMSRVIKPLTEMGATIWGRKNNSFAPLAIKGQNLKPIHYYSPIASAQVKSCILLAGLMTEGKTTITEPALSRDHSERMLQAFGAELVIAPETNSVTITGKPTLTGQKVIVPGDISSAAFWLVAAAIVPGSELVITNVGVNPTRTGILDALEMMETDLTQENQRIVAGEPVADLRVKYSNLKACTISGGLIPRLIDEIPILAVAAAFAQGTTIIKDAAELRVKESDRLAVMATELSKMGAKITELPDGLEITGGNALTGAEVDSYTDHRIAMSLAIASLRAIGKTTIHRAEAASISYPNFINTLKSVIS, from the coding sequence ATGTCTAACTCTGCGATCGCGATACAACCTACTAACAATCACTCTCAAGATTTAGTTATTACGCCTCCTACTTCTGGCTTATCTTTACAAGGAACTATAACCATTCCTGGTGATAAGTCGATTTCCCATCGAGCGTTAATGTTAGGCGCGATCGCATCAGGAGAAACTATCATTGAAGGATTGTTATTAGGGGAAGATCCTAGAAGTACTGCTAGCTGTTTTCGGGCGATGGGGGCGGAAATTTCGGAATTAAATACCGAAAAAGTGATAGTTAAGGGAATTGGCTTGGGAAATCTCCAAGAACCTTTAGATATCCTCGACGCTGGTAACTCTGGTACAACAATGCGGTTGATGTTGGGGTTGTTAGCTTCTCATCCAGATAGATTATTTGTAGTGACTGGGGATAATTCTTTGCGATCGCGCCCGATGTCTCGCGTGATTAAACCTCTAACCGAAATGGGGGCAACTATTTGGGGGAGAAAAAATAATTCTTTTGCACCTTTGGCAATAAAGGGACAAAACCTCAAACCTATTCACTATTATTCTCCCATCGCTTCGGCACAGGTTAAATCTTGTATCCTGTTGGCAGGTTTGATGACGGAAGGTAAAACCACAATAACCGAACCCGCTTTATCTAGAGATCATAGTGAAAGAATGTTACAGGCGTTTGGGGCAGAATTAGTGATCGCTCCTGAAACCAATAGCGTTACGATTACAGGAAAACCGACTTTAACAGGGCAAAAAGTAATTGTACCTGGGGATATTAGTTCGGCTGCTTTTTGGTTAGTCGCAGCAGCAATTGTACCTGGTTCAGAATTGGTAATTACTAATGTTGGGGTCAATCCTACCCGTACAGGTATTTTAGACGCTTTAGAGATGATGGAAACGGATCTTACTCAAGAAAATCAACGCATCGTTGCAGGTGAACCCGTCGCAGATCTCAGAGTCAAATACAGTAATTTAAAAGCCTGTACCATTTCAGGTGGTTTAATTCCCAGATTAATCGATGAAATCCCAATTCTAGCAGTAGCAGCAGCCTTTGCCCAAGGCACAACTATTATTAAAGACGCAGCCGAATTAAGAGTCAAAGAAAGCGATCGCTTGGCGGTTATGGCGACCGAATTAAGCAAAATGGGCGCAAAAATCACTGAATTACCTGATGGTCTGGAAATAACTGGCGGTAATGCTTTAACAGGTGCAGAAGTAGACAGTTACACCGATCATCGCATTGCCATGAGTCTAGCGATCGCATCTTTAAGGGCTATTGGTAAAACTACTATTCATCGTGCTGAAGCTGCTTCGATTTCCTATCCTAATTTTATTAATACCCTAAAATCAGTTATCAGTTAA